One stretch of Sphingomonas rosea DNA includes these proteins:
- the acpS gene encoding holo-ACP synthase codes for MIVGLGSDLCNIERIQNSLDRFGERFLNRVFTEVEQAKAARRPFTAAGTLAKRFAAKEAFSKAVGTGFKRGVFMKDIGVVNRPSGAPTLQLDGGARARLDALTPAGHAMHVHLTMTDDHPWAQAFVILEAVPLSES; via the coding sequence TTGATCGTCGGCCTCGGCTCGGACCTCTGCAACATCGAGCGGATCCAGAATTCGCTCGACCGCTTCGGCGAGCGCTTCCTCAACCGCGTCTTCACCGAGGTCGAGCAGGCCAAGGCCGCGCGCCGCCCCTTCACCGCCGCGGGCACGCTGGCCAAGCGCTTCGCCGCCAAGGAAGCCTTCTCCAAGGCGGTCGGGACCGGCTTCAAGCGCGGGGTCTTCATGAAGGATATCGGGGTCGTCAATCGACCAAGCGGCGCCCCCACGCTACAGTTGGATGGAGGGGCCCGGGCGCGGCTTGACGCGCTCACCCCTGCGGGCCACGCCATGCATGTGCATCTGACCATGACCGACGATCACCCCTGGGCGCAGGCCTTCGTGATCCTCGAGGCCGTCCCCCTTTCGGAGAGTTGA
- the lepB gene encoding signal peptidase I, producing MSETVVQKAEAASQAPAATPDDKAPPADKGSALWREIKGLFWVLIAVLLFHSFVAKPFYIPSESMMPNLLKGDRLVVSKYPYGWSWVSPSFYVWPEQKGRIFGSLPKQGDIAIVTPPGRKEDWIKRVIGLPGDTIEVRGGRLILNGVPVKRQILPPRLVPVDANAPCSPVQFAGRLVQTGNGQFACSLPIVRETLPDGATYDTVDLGQSQGDDFGPVTVPERHVFLMGDNRDRSADSRYTLDEGGLGGPVPWENIGGRAEFVTFSLDGQAEWWNPISWFTSLRGGRAGTSLRSGV from the coding sequence GTGAGCGAGACCGTAGTCCAAAAGGCCGAGGCCGCTTCGCAGGCGCCCGCCGCGACGCCCGACGACAAGGCGCCGCCGGCCGACAAGGGCTCGGCCCTGTGGCGCGAGATCAAGGGTCTGTTCTGGGTGCTGATCGCGGTGCTGCTGTTTCACAGCTTCGTCGCCAAGCCCTTCTACATTCCCAGCGAATCGATGATGCCCAACCTGCTAAAGGGCGACCGGCTGGTGGTCAGTAAGTATCCCTACGGCTGGTCGTGGGTGAGCCCAAGCTTCTACGTCTGGCCCGAACAGAAGGGCCGCATCTTCGGCAGCCTTCCCAAGCAGGGCGACATCGCCATCGTTACCCCGCCCGGCCGCAAGGAAGACTGGATCAAGCGCGTGATCGGACTTCCCGGCGACACGATCGAGGTTCGCGGCGGCCGCCTCATTCTCAATGGCGTCCCGGTCAAGCGCCAGATCCTTCCGCCGCGCCTCGTGCCGGTCGACGCCAACGCACCCTGCTCGCCCGTCCAGTTCGCCGGACGGCTCGTGCAGACCGGCAATGGCCAGTTCGCCTGCTCGCTGCCGATCGTCCGCGAGACCCTGCCCGATGGCGCGACCTATGACACGGTCGACCTCGGCCAGTCGCAAGGCGACGACTTCGGGCCCGTCACCGTTCCCGAACGCCACGTCTTCCTGATGGGCGACAATCGCGATCGCAGCGCCGACAGCCGCTACACGCTCGACGAGGGCGGCCTCGGCGGACCGGTGCCGTGGGAGAATATCGGTGGACGGGCCGAGTTCGTCACCTTCAGCCTCGACGGGCAGGCGGAATGGTGGAACCCGATCAGCTGGTTCACCAGCCTGCGCGGAGGCCGAGCCGGCACCAGCCTTCGCTCCGGGGTCTGA
- a CDS encoding AI-2E family transporter, with the protein MTGGQEIAGHVELPGPTEFEDPLVRTEFRKAWVWIGSILAVAALIFLSKPLLLIVGAMVFAVLLDGGTRLLGRVLPIKRGFRLAIVTLAAFGFLGWVLYTAGSTFVGQFAALAATIETQALRLYAWAMQIGLVPQGPVEHFTDVLRGLASNLGGGAISAGTSGFGRLTSAIGGFVAALTNAFLIIVLGIFLATEPKVYDRGVAWMIPLRHRGEYYHILASVGFTLRRLLFGRLVGMLVEGIFTFFMLWAGGVPMAALLGLITGILAFIPNVGAIVSGLLMVAVGFSAGTDQGIWAIVTYFAVQNIDGYLILPYIARKTVDLPPAMVLAAQLVFGALFGFLGLLLADPIMATLKVTLEKISERKGVTDPAAAGHPAAALPAAPHSPPPASP; encoded by the coding sequence ATGACCGGGGGGCAGGAGATCGCAGGGCACGTCGAGCTTCCCGGACCGACCGAATTCGAGGACCCGCTGGTCCGCACCGAGTTTCGCAAGGCGTGGGTCTGGATCGGCTCGATCCTCGCCGTCGCCGCGCTGATCTTTCTCTCCAAGCCACTGCTGCTGATCGTCGGCGCAATGGTCTTCGCGGTGCTGCTGGACGGAGGGACGCGTCTCCTCGGTCGGGTTCTCCCTATAAAGCGCGGCTTCCGGCTCGCCATCGTCACGCTCGCCGCCTTCGGCTTCCTCGGCTGGGTTCTCTACACGGCCGGCTCGACCTTCGTCGGCCAGTTCGCCGCGCTCGCCGCGACCATCGAGACGCAGGCGCTCCGGCTCTACGCCTGGGCAATGCAGATCGGGCTCGTGCCGCAGGGACCGGTCGAACATTTCACCGACGTGCTGCGCGGGCTTGCCAGTAACCTCGGCGGCGGGGCGATCTCTGCAGGGACCAGCGGCTTCGGGCGGCTGACCAGCGCGATCGGCGGGTTCGTCGCGGCGCTGACCAACGCCTTCCTGATCATCGTCCTCGGCATCTTCCTCGCGACCGAGCCCAAGGTCTACGACCGGGGCGTCGCGTGGATGATCCCACTCCGCCACCGCGGCGAATATTATCATATCCTCGCGAGCGTCGGCTTCACGCTTCGCCGGCTGCTGTTCGGCCGCCTCGTCGGCATGCTGGTCGAAGGGATCTTCACCTTCTTCATGCTCTGGGCAGGCGGCGTGCCGATGGCAGCCCTGCTCGGCCTGATCACCGGTATCCTTGCGTTCATTCCCAATGTCGGGGCGATTGTCTCGGGACTGCTGATGGTCGCGGTCGGCTTCTCGGCCGGGACCGATCAGGGAATCTGGGCGATCGTCACCTACTTCGCCGTCCAGAACATCGACGGCTATCTGATCCTGCCCTACATCGCCCGCAAGACGGTCGACCTGCCGCCCGCGATGGTGCTGGCGGCGCAGCTGGTCTTCGGCGCCCTGTTCGGCTTCCTCGGACTGCTGCTCGCCGACCCCATCATGGCGACGCTCAAGGTGACGCTCGAGAAGATCTCCGAGCGAAAGGGCGTTACTGACCCGGCGGCAGCTGGCCACCCTGCTGCTGCATTGCCTGCAGCGCCGCATTCGCCACCACCCGCTTCACCGTGA
- a CDS encoding FKBP-type peptidyl-prolyl cis-trans isomerase: protein MSVTQVPIRPVAAGTKLRLAFGLILLVLAGAALAWAGAAPMRPEVKPSGLEIRTIKPGQGPKITAMDGVLIDYVGTTPDGTKFDEAQDAPLLVGQVVPGFAEALQNMQQGGRYKIRIPGALAYGANPPPGSKIPPNSPLDFEITVKRVVANAALQAMQQQGGQLPPGQ from the coding sequence ATGAGCGTCACCCAGGTCCCGATCCGCCCCGTCGCCGCCGGCACCAAGCTGCGGCTTGCCTTCGGGCTCATCCTGCTGGTGCTGGCCGGCGCTGCCCTTGCCTGGGCGGGCGCCGCGCCGATGCGACCCGAGGTGAAGCCGAGCGGCCTCGAAATCCGGACGATCAAGCCTGGCCAAGGTCCCAAGATCACCGCGATGGACGGTGTCCTGATCGATTATGTCGGGACCACGCCCGACGGGACCAAGTTCGACGAGGCGCAGGACGCGCCGCTGCTCGTCGGTCAGGTCGTTCCGGGCTTTGCCGAGGCGCTCCAGAACATGCAGCAGGGCGGTCGCTACAAGATCCGCATCCCCGGCGCGCTCGCCTACGGCGCCAATCCGCCCCCGGGTTCGAAGATCCCGCCGAACAGCCCGCTCGACTTCGAGATCACGGTGAAGCGGGTGGTGGCGAATGCGGCGCTGCAGGCAATGCAGCAGCAGGGTGGCCAGCTGCCGCCGGGTCAGTAA
- the rpsU gene encoding 30S ribosomal protein S21 has product MQIIVRDNNVDQALRALKKKLQREGVYREMKLRRHYEKPSEKRARERAAAIRRARKLERKRAEREGAR; this is encoded by the coding sequence ATGCAAATCATCGTTCGCGACAATAATGTCGACCAAGCGCTGCGCGCGCTCAAGAAGAAGCTGCAGCGCGAGGGCGTCTACCGCGAGATGAAGCTGCGCCGTCACTACGAGAAGCCGTCGGAGAAGCGCGCGCGTGAGCGCGCCGCAGCGATCCGCCGGGCCCGCAAGCTCGAGCGCAAGCGCGCCGAGCGTGAAGGCGCCCGGTAA
- a CDS encoding murein L,D-transpeptidase catalytic domain family protein, whose protein sequence is MSFNRRDMLRNLGLGGAAALVSGAALAADLPGLIAGQKALTSEPLVPVTPVATVPANVASMPAAPVGVDPALFARAKDALERHRNSLRHTDKIGVVDFSKASREARFHVVDLANGQVASHFVAHGRGSDTGHTGFLEQFSNAFGSNATSNGAYSSGDFYQGKYGLSMKVDGLDWTNNNALGRAIVVHSAWYAEQDMIALHGKLGRSEGCFAFGQQSHFEVMRQLADGRLIYADKIA, encoded by the coding sequence ATGAGCTTCAATCGCCGCGACATGCTGCGCAATCTGGGCCTCGGCGGCGCGGCCGCCCTGGTTTCCGGCGCAGCGCTCGCCGCGGATTTGCCCGGCCTCATTGCCGGGCAGAAGGCGCTGACAAGCGAGCCGCTGGTGCCCGTGACCCCGGTCGCGACCGTTCCGGCGAATGTTGCGTCGATGCCGGCCGCGCCTGTCGGGGTCGATCCCGCGCTCTTCGCCCGAGCCAAGGACGCGCTCGAGCGGCACCGCAATTCGCTTCGGCACACCGACAAGATTGGCGTGGTGGATTTTTCCAAGGCGAGCCGCGAGGCGCGCTTCCACGTGGTCGATCTGGCCAATGGTCAGGTCGCGAGCCATTTCGTCGCGCACGGCCGCGGGTCGGACACCGGCCACACCGGTTTCCTCGAGCAATTCTCGAATGCGTTCGGTAGCAATGCGACGTCGAACGGCGCCTATTCGAGCGGCGACTTTTATCAGGGAAAGTACGGGCTCTCGATGAAGGTCGATGGGCTCGACTGGACCAACAACAATGCCCTGGGCCGCGCCATCGTCGTCCACTCGGCCTGGTATGCCGAGCAGGACATGATCGCGCTCCATGGGAAGCTTGGGCGTTCGGAAGGCTGTTTCGCCTTCGGCCAGCAGAGCCACTTCGAAGTGATGCGGCAGCTTGCCGACGGACGCCTCATCTACGCCGACAAGATCGCCTGA
- a CDS encoding L,D-transpeptidase family protein: MRGYAVASVVLALSAGTALAQTRPAGTPANPVVSTPPTTDPLAPQPAPGQAATTVQPVVAPPVVQLPPPVWQAPQVLELLSYIRGVGKEGLDPRDYDPAVLDAALKAGDPVAYSAVATSTFDKLAKDVALGHVRGSARVQWFVKDPDMPEGRSRTLLDQAFAGEGIAAVLDGLLPTHPQYGSLRQALAKASKTDTATVAKIRLNMDRWRWLPRDLGSRYIIVNVPGEHATLVENGVTRWKNKAIAGATKTPTPQLAVEATGVILNPWWEVPPSLSSDVAGKKGYVAVKGKDGKVQRWRQPPGPGNALGKMKFVMYNPQNIYLHDTNNRGLFDSQARFFSHGCIRTKDILDLASQLLADDGGEWNAERVQTTLAANKTVQANFVKKVPVYIVYFSVAALTDGSIVKYTDLYKRDAPVMAALMDRDGGTKPAVKSAAK, translated from the coding sequence ATGCGTGGGTATGCGGTGGCTTCGGTGGTTCTGGCGTTGAGCGCCGGCACGGCATTGGCGCAGACGCGCCCGGCAGGAACGCCGGCGAACCCGGTGGTGTCGACGCCTCCGACGACCGATCCGCTCGCGCCGCAGCCCGCGCCCGGTCAGGCTGCCACGACGGTGCAGCCGGTGGTTGCGCCGCCGGTGGTCCAGCTTCCGCCACCGGTGTGGCAGGCACCGCAGGTGCTCGAGTTGCTGAGCTACATCCGCGGTGTCGGCAAGGAGGGGCTCGATCCGCGTGACTATGATCCGGCGGTGCTCGACGCGGCGCTGAAGGCTGGCGACCCGGTCGCTTATTCGGCGGTCGCCACCAGCACGTTCGACAAGCTCGCCAAGGATGTGGCGCTCGGCCACGTCCGCGGTTCGGCCCGGGTGCAGTGGTTCGTCAAGGATCCGGACATGCCCGAGGGCCGCAGCCGGACTCTCCTTGACCAGGCGTTCGCGGGCGAGGGGATTGCCGCCGTGCTCGACGGCCTGCTTCCGACCCATCCTCAATATGGGTCGCTCCGCCAGGCACTGGCAAAGGCGAGCAAGACCGACACTGCGACCGTCGCCAAGATCCGTCTCAACATGGATCGCTGGCGCTGGCTGCCGCGCGACCTCGGCAGCCGCTACATCATCGTCAACGTGCCGGGCGAGCATGCGACGCTGGTCGAGAACGGCGTCACGCGCTGGAAGAACAAGGCGATTGCCGGCGCGACCAAGACCCCGACCCCGCAGCTCGCGGTCGAGGCGACCGGCGTGATCCTCAATCCCTGGTGGGAAGTGCCGCCGAGCCTGTCGAGCGACGTTGCCGGCAAGAAGGGCTATGTCGCGGTCAAGGGCAAGGACGGAAAGGTCCAGCGTTGGCGGCAGCCGCCGGGCCCGGGCAATGCGCTCGGCAAGATGAAGTTCGTGATGTACAATCCGCAGAACATCTATCTGCACGACACGAACAATCGCGGCCTGTTCGACAGCCAGGCGCGGTTCTTCAGCCATGGCTGCATCCGCACCAAGGACATTCTCGATCTCGCCAGCCAGCTGCTGGCGGATGATGGCGGCGAGTGGAATGCCGAGCGGGTCCAGACCACGCTCGCGGCAAACAAGACCGTGCAGGCCAATTTCGTGAAGAAGGTGCCGGTCTACATCGTCTATTTCTCGGTCGCGGCCCTGACCGACGGCAGCATCGTCAAGTACACCGACCTCTACAAGCGCGACGCGCCGGTGATGGCCGCGCTGATGGACCGCGACGGCGGGACCAAGCCCGCGGTCAAGTCGGCGGCCAAATAA
- a CDS encoding PilZ domain-containing protein, which yields MVIDAHIAQDPSGGDRRGLPRAPVDLEAHVREMGTTGTEARVLNISAEGFMAETSAEYEVGARVWLLLPGRERASAVVRWTAAGKLGAQFAEPLSEDALAQLGG from the coding sequence TTGGTCATCGACGCCCATATCGCCCAGGACCCGTCGGGCGGCGATCGCCGTGGCCTGCCGCGCGCGCCGGTCGATCTCGAGGCGCATGTCCGAGAGATGGGGACGACAGGGACCGAAGCGCGGGTGCTCAACATCTCCGCCGAGGGCTTCATGGCCGAAACCAGCGCGGAATATGAGGTGGGTGCGCGGGTCTGGCTGCTCCTGCCCGGCCGCGAACGGGCAAGCGCGGTGGTGCGCTGGACCGCCGCGGGCAAGCTCGGCGCACAGTTCGCCGAGCCGCTCAGCGAGGATGCGCTCGCCCAGCTCGGCGGTTAG
- a CDS encoding arylesterase, whose product MAYMAGVHRWFLLPFMIASAPVAAATAQPTADKASEGPLILAFGDSLTAGYGLGRGLGFAPQLQDSLRRHGLKATVHDAGVSGDTTQGGRARLGWTLQRLGQKPTLAIVELGANDMLRGVDPKITEANLDAILGELHRQGIPILVAGMLAAPNLGPDFRRRYEAIFPTLARKYDAELYPFMLQGVVGNRALLLGDGVHPNFEGVKRIVTGMLPTVQRALKRRDRS is encoded by the coding sequence ATGGCCTACATGGCGGGGGTGCACCGCTGGTTCCTGCTTCCCTTCATGATCGCCTCCGCCCCCGTTGCTGCCGCGACTGCGCAGCCGACCGCTGACAAGGCGAGCGAGGGGCCGCTGATCCTTGCCTTCGGTGACAGCCTGACCGCCGGCTACGGCCTTGGCCGTGGTCTCGGCTTCGCGCCGCAGCTCCAGGACAGCCTTCGCCGGCACGGCCTCAAGGCGACCGTCCACGACGCGGGCGTGTCGGGCGACACCACGCAGGGCGGGCGCGCGCGGCTCGGCTGGACTCTTCAGCGCCTCGGGCAGAAGCCAACGCTGGCGATCGTCGAGCTTGGTGCCAACGACATGCTGCGCGGGGTTGATCCCAAGATCACCGAAGCCAATCTCGACGCCATTCTCGGCGAACTCCATCGGCAGGGCATTCCGATCCTCGTCGCCGGCATGCTCGCCGCGCCCAATCTCGGGCCTGATTTCCGTCGCCGCTACGAAGCCATCTTCCCGACGCTCGCACGCAAATATGACGCCGAGCTCTATCCGTTCATGCTGCAGGGCGTGGTCGGCAATCGCGCACTGCTGCTCGGCGACGGCGTGCATCCCAATTTCGAAGGCGTGAAGCGGATCGTCACCGGCATGCTGCCGACGGTCCAGCGCGCCCTCAAGCGGCGCGACCGAAGCTAA
- a CDS encoding ABC transporter ATP-binding protein — protein sequence MTSVLVQLADVRLTLGKGSARTEILRGIDFIIAEGETVAVLGASGSGKSSLMAVIAGLERATSGSVQVLGEDMSRLGEDALARLRGRSVGVVLQAFHLLPTMTALQNVMVPLELSGATDARDRARAELAAVGLGAREGHYPAQLSGGEQQRVAIARATAPAPKLLLADEPTGNLDAATGARIIDLLFDRVAAAGASLLVITHDPVVAARAGRIVRIADGLLTA from the coding sequence ATGACCTCCGTCCTTGTTCAGCTCGCCGATGTTCGCCTCACGCTTGGCAAGGGCTCGGCCCGCACCGAGATCCTCCGGGGAATCGATTTCATCATCGCCGAGGGCGAGACCGTCGCGGTGCTCGGCGCATCGGGTTCGGGCAAGAGTTCGCTGATGGCGGTGATCGCGGGCCTAGAGCGAGCGACCTCCGGCTCGGTGCAGGTGCTCGGTGAGGACATGAGCCGGCTCGGCGAGGACGCGCTGGCGCGGCTTCGTGGCCGCTCGGTCGGGGTGGTACTACAGGCCTTTCACCTGCTTCCGACCATGACTGCGCTGCAGAACGTCATGGTCCCGCTCGAGCTCTCCGGCGCGACCGATGCGCGGGATCGGGCGCGCGCCGAACTGGCCGCGGTCGGGCTCGGCGCGCGCGAAGGCCATTACCCTGCGCAGCTTTCGGGCGGGGAACAGCAGCGCGTGGCAATCGCCCGCGCCACCGCCCCGGCACCGAAGCTGCTGCTCGCCGACGAGCCGACCGGCAATCTCGACGCCGCGACCGGTGCCCGGATCATCGACCTCCTATTCGACCGCGTGGCGGCGGCCGGGGCGAGCCTCCTTGTCATCACGCACGATCCCGTGGTGGCGGCGCGCGCGGGACGGATCGTGCGGATCGCCGACGGGCTGCTCACCGCATGA
- a CDS encoding ABC transporter permease gives MIAGLRLGRRDLAQGIGGLWLLLACLTIAVAGLAAVTSLASAIGSTIDGQARELLGGDVALSVSQRQASEAELAAMRRLGTVRGSVTLRSTARLPGERTVLVDLSGIEPGWPAAGRITLASGRLPGSAGEAAVGRELAERYGLGIGSPVRIGYANLRVSGIVDELPAPSGFALSPPVLVSQAGLAASRLVQPGSLYTSSYRLALPPGADGAALGKAFQQRFPDGGWRVTDKGDAASGTRRFTDRTGQMLLLIALGALGIGSIGIASAASAFAASRRATIAILKVHGARQRDLLIMLGTSVALLAGLAILLGLAIGAVVPGVVGKAAADLLPVAPDPSPQWGALGRSALFGLLVTLAATWLPLARAARARPAAVLRGDVDEGGTRARDLIVPLLAAAGVVALAMLTSENRLTTGVTIVGALALAFLFAGAGWVIARLARAASGVGGPLTRLGLAALHRPGAATVRLSVALGLGLSLLVALSGVGASIRSELGENIPAKAPALFMLDIPAAEEARFRQLAAATAPGADLRLVPSLRGPVTALNGQPVSAMRAIPEGAWILRGDRGLTFARDLPVGNKVVAGGWWPRDYAGPPLVSIDMEAAKALNLKIGDTLTVAVLGVPIEARIASFRTIDWRSFGFNFAIIFAPGTLEQAPYTLMATIAPPRGTSTLRFERDLAEALPMVSTIRVSDVVTRVTAILEGLDGAIRIATLVAILIGVTVLAGAVAATRRARTRESVLLKLVGASRSDVLKAQGIEFAAMSGGIVLLAFAAGTIAAWLTVTRLFDFAFRPDWLILVALPLAGMLVAILTALGAAWPALRARPAAALRDL, from the coding sequence ATGATCGCCGGGCTCCGGCTCGGCCGCCGGGACCTCGCGCAGGGGATCGGCGGGCTGTGGCTGCTGCTTGCCTGCCTCACGATCGCGGTTGCAGGGCTGGCCGCCGTCACCAGCCTCGCAAGCGCGATCGGCTCGACCATCGACGGTCAGGCGCGCGAGTTGCTCGGGGGCGACGTGGCGCTCAGCGTCTCGCAGCGGCAGGCAAGCGAAGCGGAGCTGGCGGCGATGCGCCGGCTCGGTACCGTCCGGGGCAGCGTCACCTTGCGCAGTACCGCGCGGCTGCCGGGCGAGCGGACCGTGCTGGTCGACCTGAGCGGGATCGAGCCGGGCTGGCCCGCCGCCGGGCGCATCACGCTCGCCTCGGGCCGGCTGCCCGGAAGCGCTGGCGAGGCCGCGGTCGGGCGCGAATTGGCCGAGCGTTATGGCCTCGGCATCGGGAGCCCGGTGCGGATCGGCTATGCGAACCTTCGGGTCAGCGGCATCGTCGACGAACTCCCCGCGCCATCAGGCTTTGCCCTGTCGCCGCCGGTTCTCGTGAGCCAGGCCGGCCTCGCCGCCAGCCGGCTCGTCCAGCCCGGCAGCCTTTACACCAGCAGCTACCGCCTCGCGCTTCCGCCGGGCGCCGATGGCGCAGCGCTCGGCAAGGCCTTCCAGCAGCGCTTTCCTGATGGCGGCTGGCGAGTGACCGACAAGGGCGACGCCGCCTCGGGCACGCGACGCTTCACCGACCGGACGGGACAGATGCTGCTGCTGATCGCGCTCGGCGCGCTCGGGATCGGCAGCATCGGGATCGCGTCGGCCGCCTCGGCCTTCGCCGCCTCGCGCCGCGCCACCATCGCGATCCTCAAGGTCCATGGCGCGCGGCAGCGCGACCTGCTGATCATGCTGGGAACGAGCGTCGCCCTGCTCGCCGGCCTGGCGATCCTGCTCGGTCTCGCGATCGGCGCGGTGGTGCCCGGCGTCGTCGGCAAGGCGGCGGCCGATCTCCTTCCCGTGGCCCCCGATCCCAGCCCGCAGTGGGGTGCCCTTGGACGCTCGGCCCTGTTCGGCCTGTTGGTGACGCTCGCCGCTACCTGGCTTCCCCTCGCCCGGGCAGCCCGGGCACGACCGGCGGCGGTGCTCCGCGGCGACGTCGATGAAGGCGGTACGCGTGCCCGGGACCTCATCGTGCCTCTGCTTGCCGCCGCTGGCGTGGTCGCGCTGGCGATGCTCACCTCGGAAAACAGACTGACGACGGGAGTGACGATCGTTGGCGCGCTCGCGCTGGCCTTCCTGTTCGCGGGTGCCGGCTGGGTGATCGCACGGCTCGCCCGCGCCGCGAGCGGCGTCGGCGGCCCCCTGACCCGCCTCGGCCTTGCCGCGCTCCACCGTCCGGGCGCGGCGACCGTTCGCCTCAGCGTCGCGCTTGGCCTTGGCCTGTCGCTCCTCGTCGCGCTGTCGGGAGTCGGGGCCAGCATCCGAAGCGAGCTAGGCGAAAACATTCCCGCCAAGGCCCCGGCCTTGTTCATGCTCGACATACCCGCCGCCGAGGAAGCCCGCTTCCGGCAACTTGCGGCAGCGACGGCGCCGGGCGCCGACCTTCGCCTTGTCCCCTCGCTGCGTGGTCCCGTGACGGCCTTGAATGGCCAGCCGGTCTCGGCGATGCGCGCCATCCCCGAGGGCGCGTGGATCCTGCGCGGCGATCGCGGCCTGACCTTCGCGCGCGACCTTCCGGTCGGCAACAAGGTCGTCGCGGGAGGCTGGTGGCCGCGCGACTATGCCGGCCCGCCGCTGGTCAGCATCGACATGGAGGCCGCCAAGGCGCTCAACCTCAAGATCGGAGACACGCTGACCGTGGCCGTGCTCGGCGTTCCGATCGAGGCGCGGATCGCGAGCTTTCGGACGATCGACTGGCGCAGCTTCGGCTTCAACTTCGCAATCATCTTCGCACCGGGCACGCTCGAGCAGGCGCCATACACGTTGATGGCGACGATCGCGCCGCCTCGCGGAACCTCAACCCTCCGGTTCGAGCGCGACCTTGCCGAGGCGCTGCCGATGGTCAGCACCATCCGGGTGAGCGACGTCGTCACCCGAGTGACCGCGATTCTCGAGGGCCTCGACGGCGCGATCCGGATCGCGACGCTTGTCGCCATCCTCATCGGGGTGACTGTCCTCGCGGGCGCGGTCGCCGCCACGCGCCGGGCACGCACCCGCGAGAGCGTGCTTCTGAAGCTTGTCGGTGCGTCGCGCTCGGACGTCCTTAAGGCGCAGGGAATCGAGTTTGCGGCGATGAGCGGGGGAATCGTTCTCCTGGCCTTCGCCGCCGGCACGATCGCCGCGTGGCTGACTGTGACCAGGCTGTTCGACTTCGCCTTCCGGCCCGACTGGCTGATCCTGGTCGCGCTTCCGCTGGCGGGGATGCTGGTGGCAATCCTGACCGCTCTCGGCGCCGCCTGGCCGGCGCTCCGGGCCCGTCCGGCCGCTGCGCTTCGCGACCTTTGA
- a CDS encoding peptidylprolyl isomerase, producing the protein MIALLALAAVAAAPSAKPLTPSEIVSKAPAADWQTVSPADLLVIDYEGGGRTVIQLAPDFAPVHVANVRALANAGYWKGSSIYRVQDNYVAQWGVNEGGPPTPAGVVAKPPAEYSRSVKGLTLRPLGYADQYAPRVGHAGGWPVAWNPKTGRANLTHCYGMVGVGRDMAPDTGMGGELYAVIGQAPRHLDRNIALVGRVIEGIENMSALPRGTEALGFYKAGTVARKIASVRLASAMPATDRPSFQVMRTTGATFASYIHARANRQDQFFQVPAGGVDLCNAPVPVRRTPAPSSSR; encoded by the coding sequence ATGATCGCGCTCCTCGCTCTCGCCGCCGTGGCCGCCGCGCCCTCGGCCAAGCCGCTAACCCCCTCCGAAATCGTGTCCAAGGCGCCCGCTGCCGACTGGCAGACGGTGTCGCCGGCCGATCTTCTCGTCATCGACTATGAGGGCGGTGGACGGACGGTCATCCAGCTCGCGCCCGACTTCGCGCCGGTTCACGTCGCCAACGTCCGCGCGCTCGCGAATGCGGGCTATTGGAAGGGCTCGAGCATCTACCGGGTGCAGGACAATTATGTCGCGCAATGGGGGGTGAATGAGGGCGGTCCGCCGACCCCGGCGGGCGTCGTCGCCAAGCCGCCGGCGGAATATAGCCGATCGGTCAAGGGGCTGACCCTGCGGCCGCTCGGCTATGCCGATCAATATGCGCCGCGTGTCGGGCACGCCGGCGGTTGGCCGGTCGCATGGAATCCAAAGACGGGCCGGGCCAATCTCACCCATTGCTACGGGATGGTCGGTGTCGGCCGCGACATGGCACCCGACACGGGCATGGGCGGCGAGCTCTACGCGGTGATCGGGCAGGCCCCGCGCCACCTCGATCGCAACATCGCGCTCGTCGGCCGGGTAATCGAGGGGATCGAGAACATGTCGGCGCTGCCGCGCGGCACCGAGGCGCTTGGGTTCTACAAGGCCGGGACGGTGGCGCGGAAGATCGCCTCGGTCCGCCTCGCGTCGGCGATGCCGGCAACCGATCGTCCGAGCTTCCAGGTGATGCGCACCACGGGCGCGACCTTCGCGAGCTATATTCACGCGCGGGCCAATCGGCAGGATCAGTTCTTCCAGGTCCCGGCCGGAGGGGTCGACCTATGCAATGCGCCGGTGCCCGTCAGACGGACACCGGCGCCTTCATCCTCGCGTTAG